TGTGCGCTGGGAGCCCTCCAAGAAGGACTCGGAGAAGGCCAAGATTGAGATCAAGTCAGTCAAAGAGGTGCGTGTAGGCAAGAAGACGCCGGTCCTGCGCAGCAATGGCCTCTCCGACCAGTTCCCGGACGAGTGCGCCTTCTCCATCATCTACGGAGACAACTACGAGTCCTTGGACCTGGTGGCCAGCTCAGCTGATGTGGTGAGCGCCTGGGTGATGGGTCTCCGGTACCTGGTGTCCTATGGGAAGCATACCCCTGAGGCACCCGGGACCGGCCACCCCAGCCTCCGGACCTCCTGGATCTCCTCCGTCTTTGACCTTGCCGACCTGGAGAAGTCTGGCCGCATCCCCGTGTCCCGGGCCGTGCAGCTGATCAAAGCGCTCAACCCAGGCATGAAGACCTCCACCATCGAGCTTAAGTTCAAGGAGCTGCAGAAGGCCAGCGAGCGTCCCGGTGCGGAGGTGGCCTGTGACCTCTTCGTGGAGGCGTACTGCGAGCTCTGCACCCGCCCTGAGATCTTCTTCCTGCTCGTGCAGTTCTCCAGCAACAAGGAGTACCTGGGTCTGAAGGACCTGCTGATGTTCCTGGAGGTGGAACAGGGCATGGAGGGGGTGACGGAGGAGAAGTGCTTGGAGATCGTCGGCAAATACGAGCCCTCCAAGGAGGGCCGGGAAAAGGGCTACCTGGCCATTGACGGCTTTACGCGCTACCTGCTCTCCGCCGACTGCTCCATCTTCGACCCGCAGCACCGCAAAGTGTGCCAGGACATGGCGCAGCCCCTCTCCCACTACTACATCAGCTCCGCCCACAGCGCCTGCTTGCTGGAGGACAACTTCTGGGGCCGCTCGGACATCAGCGGCTACATCAGTGCCCTGGGCCTGGGCTGCCGCAGCATCGAGCTGGTGCTGTGGGATGGCCCCGAGGGCGAGCCCGTGGTCTACACCAGCCCTTCGGCGGCCTCCTGCGTGCCCTTCCGTGCCGTGGTGGGACTGATCGACCAGCACGCCTTCGCTGCCTCCGCCTACCCCCTCATCCTCTGCCTGGTGGTGCGCTGCTCGGCCCCCCAGCAGCGTCTTGCCGCCCAGTGCTTGCGCAAGACACTGGGAGAGAAGCTGTACCTGGAGCCCCCCAACCCCACGGCATCCTACTTGCCCTCCCCAGAGCAGCTCAAGGGCCGCATCCTCATCAAGGGCAAGAAGCTGCCGCCCGGCTGCGAGGACAGCGAGGGGGAGGTGTCGGACGAGGAGGAAGGGTGGGAGCTGGCGCGGCGGCTGGGCCAGGAGGACCAGGAGGTGCCAGAGGGAGGTGGCCCGCGGCGGGTGCGCCTGAGCCGGGAGCTCTCGGAGCTGGTGAGCCTCTGCCAGGCCGTCCCCTTCCAGGACTTCGAGAGCTCGCGGCGTGGGCAGCGCTACTGGGAGATGTGCTCCTTCAGCGAGGTGGAGGCGGGACGCTTTGCCAATGAGTGCCCAGCCGAGTTGGTGAGCTACAACAAGCGGTTCCTCTCCCGCGTCTACCCCAGCCCCATGCGCATCGACGCCAGCAACATGAACCCCCAGGACTTCTGGAAGTGTGGCTGCCAGATGGTGGCCATGAACTACCAGACACCAGGGCTCATGATGGACCTGAACGCGGGCTGGTTCCGGCAGAATGGGGCCTGCGGCTATGTCCTCCGCCCAGCCATCATGCGGGAGGAGGTCTCCTACTTCAGTGCAAACGCCAAGGACTCCTTGCCCGGggtgcctgcccagctcctgcaccTCAAGGTCATCAGTGGGCAGAACCTGCCCAAGCCCAAGGGCTCGGGGGCCAAGGGGGAGGTGGTGGAGCCCTACGTCTGCGCCGAGATCCACGGCATCCCCGCCGACTGCGCCGAGCACCGCACCAAGACGGCCCTGCAGAGCGGGGACAACCCTGTCTTCGACGAGAGCCTGGAGTTCCAGATCAACCTGCCGGAGTTGGCCGTCCTGCGCTTCGTCGTGCTGGACGACGACTACATCGGGGACGAGTTCATTGCCCAGTACACCATCCCCTTCGAGTGCCTGCAGCCTGGCTACCGCCACGTCCCCCTCCAGTCCCTGGCCGGGGAGCCCCTGCCCCACGCCACCCTCTTTGTGCACGTGGCCATCACCGACCGCCGCGGCGGGGGCAAGGGGCACCGCCGGGGGCTGGCGGGGCGCCGGGGCCGCCGGGTGCGGGAGTACACCTCCACCAAGACCACCGGCATCAAGGCCATTGATGAGGTCTTCCGGACAGCCACCCAGCCGCTGCGGGAGGCCACCGACCTGCGGGAGAACGTGCAGGTACAGACCCCGCGGAGGCACTGGGGGACCTGGCTTGTGCAGGGGGGATGGGGCTGAACCGTGAGCAGCGGGGAGCCCGGATGTCCCCGCTCTTCCTGGGGGATGCCTTGTCCGGAGTGGAGAGCTGGGATAAATGGGGCCGTTCCCTGCTGGGTGTTTCTTGGGGCTCTCCAGAGCTGAGCCCCTGATGCCAGTCTCTGCCCGCAGAACGCGCTGGTCTCCTTCAAGGAGCTGTGTGGGCTGACGCCCGCCGCCAACATGAAGCAGTGCATCCTGACAGTGGCCGCGTGGCTGCTGCACAGTGACAGCACACCCAGCGTCACCCTCAACCTGGCAGAGCAGTACCCCCCCATGGAGGCTCAGGGCCCCATCCCAGACCTGCTGCGCAAGGTCCTCACTGCCTACGAGACGGTAAGTGCCATCCCACTGGGGCTCGGCTCCTTGCGGGGATGCTCAGTGGAGCCGGTGGCACTGGGGCCACCACCCTGCCCAGGACGGGGGACCCCGAACTCGCTGCACCCATCCCAGTGCAGGGAAAAGCTGgtggggggctggcagggggctgcccagggaggaggCTCATCAAGGCGCAGGCATGCCCAGCTGGGTACGAGCccagggaccccacagcccccgTCCCCCTCATCcccctgcctgcgctgcctgcaccctgtgCCGGGGCCGGCTGGCGGGGCGTCCTGCAGTCCTGCCTGCTGGGAGAAATCCCATTAATAGCCGCAGCCGGAGCCACTTCCTTCCTTTGTGTTGGAGGGGGACCTGGCCGCCGGCCAGGCGCTGGTCACACCGCACCTGGCTGTGCGCGGAGGGGTGAGGAGGGCCAGACCCCGGCCACCGCTCCGGGGTGAGGGGCAGTCCCTACCCGAGCCCCTTCTCCCCATCTGCTCTTCTGGGGGGAGCGCGTGGGGGCCAGGGGCTCCCCACCTCCTCACGCCGCCCCTCTCCGCAGATGATCCAGACCAGCCGGACGCTGATTGAGTCCGCCGACGCGGTGTACGGCAAGCTCATCCAGGCACAGCAGGCAGGTGGGTCCCGGGAGAGCAggctcagccctggggctgctccgTGCTGGGCACATCCCTGGGGGGACGGGCACGGGGGGGCCGTGCCTCTGCACTGGGCTGAGGGCACGTGTCCCCACAGGGCTCGGTTCAGGGGGTCTGGCACCAGGCTCCTGACCTGGGCATGGGCATGGCCAAGCATGCCGGCATTTTTGGCCACGCGCGTGCATGCCTGTAGGTGTGTGGCAGAGGACGAGGGGTGAGTGTCTGCACCTCGGGTAGGTGCGTGCCAGGGCCAGagttcagcagcagagcagccggGTCAGCCAGCCATGGAAGAGTGATTTCTGGCTGGGGTGGCCCCGAGCCCGGCTCTGCGGTTTTCCCATGTCCCGGCAGCACGAGGTGGACGCGGGAGCTGCCTGGTGCCGGGTGCCGCCAGGGTGCTGGGGCGTGGGGCCACCCGCGCttggggcagggtgctgggcgGATGGGCTGCGCAGAAGGGAGAGGAGCGGAGGAGGCTGATGAGGAAGCGGGGAAGAGTCATTAACTGCCAAACGCCAGAATATAATTAGCGCCAGAAATAACAGACTGGGGCTGACGGTGGAAGTGGCAACTGAATGTTACGACTTCCAAGACACATGGCTGAACCCACACAGGCAGGTGCTGCCGGCTGCCTGCCCCGGTCCTTCCCCCCAGTCCTGCGCCCACCCCGGCGGCTGCCCGGGACCCCCGGCCCCACTCCAGGCACCGGCGGCTGCATGGCCCCTCTGTGGGCCAGGGCCCGGCAGGGATAGCCCTGGCCACCCCTAGGTGCACGAGGGGCTGCCGGCCTGGGGGCTCGCGTGGGttccctgtggggctgggggaggtggcagaagctggaggggctggggaggaaggagggggccCCGCTCCGCCACCCCCAGCCAGTCCCAGCCTTGTTGCCAGCAGCCCTGTTTGTTCCGTGCCGGCACGGCAGCCCGGAAATCTCCCCGAGCTCTTGGCTTTTGGCTCTGCCATCgctgccagccccggggggaGCTGCAGCGGGTGGGAGGCTGCAAGGCCAGGGTGCAGGGCATGGGTGGGCTCTGCACCCTCCAGCACCGCTTTGGCTGTGTGACCCACGCTGCTGCGTGCtgagggggcagggggggcgTCGCGGGGCAGAGGGGTTCTGGGGGGTGCAGCCACCGCTGCTGCCTCCACCCAGCCCCTCAAGGCGGCGGCAGGCAGCAGTTTGGGGGGCTGCAACCCCCACCCCCATGCCCGGGGTGCTGGCTGTCCCCGCTTTCACCCCGGCTGTGCTGCCGACAAGCCCCTGCAACACTGGCCCGGCCCCTGCCCGGctggtgggtgctgcagggtccAGGGAGGTGCTGGCTGCGGGTGggggtgcggggctgggggtgtgCTGATTGACAGCACGTGGGCGAGCAGGCTTGCGTGGGAGCCCTCGTGTGGGCCTGGAGCCGGTGCTGCGTCAGGAGGGGTAAATATAGCACCCGCTCACGAGGATATCACGCGGTGCACGGCGCGGGGGCCCACgctgcggcgggggggggctggcagccctgctctgagccCCCCTGGGTGGGCCGTGGTGTGCAAAGCATGGCTTGGGCCAAGTGTGGTGCCAGGGTGGCGGGGGCTCTGTCGGCCCGTCGTTCCTGGCACAGAGGAGGCTCGGGACTGCTGGGGCAGCGGGGAGCCCACCCAGCCTGCTCCCCCGTGCCGGGCGAAGGGCGTCCccccagctctgtccctgtCCGTGGCGGGTGGTGGCTGTCCCCGTGCACACGGCCCCGCACCTGCTGAGCGACGCTGGGGTCTGCGCAGGCATGGACTTCCACAAGGAGCTGCACCGCATCGAGACAAaggaggggctgcggggccgcAAGCTGCAGAAGGCGCTGGAGAGCTTCGCCTGGAACATCACTGTCCTGAAGGTGAGGGACGAGGGCTGTGTGGCCCCCTCCCCAACCCGCACCCGGGAGATGCTCCGTGACCGCTGGGGACGGCGTGGGCCAGTTCAGGGGTCCAGGCGGTGCCTGTGCCCAGCgagccccccgcagcccctcgTGGGCCGGTGGCCAGCGGGGCAGCCCGTGCTCCGTCGGACCCCGGCCCCTGATGCCCCATCCCCACGCAGGGCCAGGCTGACCTCCTCAAACACGCCAAGGCGGAGGCTCTGGACAACCTGTGGCAGATCCACAACGCGGGGCAGTCCTGCGGCATTGGCAGGAACGGCTCGGCCTCGCCAGAACCCTCCAGGCTGCGCGCCCCGCTGGAGCCCATCCCCGAGACGGAAGGAGGTGGCGACACGGCATCCTGCTGACCCTGGCCTGGGGCTCGGGGGCCCGGACTGAGCACCCCCTGGCCCCAGAGCCAGGACCAGGGAGCCCCAGCCTGCCCACGgacgggcagctgcctgcctgcaggctcAGTGCGCGTGGAGGGACGTGCGCGGGGCTGGGTGCCTGCGCTCTGTCATGCTGAGGGGCTGCGGTGGGGCCCAGCGGGGAGGGGTATCCCTGCTCCCATCAGCACCCCCGAGCTCCCGGGGCCTCATCCATGCCCTCCATCCGCTTCTGGAGTAAGcgccctgctgcagggctggcgGGGATGCTGGCACCCTGGTACCTGTGTGCATGTacccccagcctgctgtgcCCAACCCTCCTTGTAAAAGCAGCCTCGGGTCTGGGCTCCTGCCCCCATCCAGGGCCGCAGGTTTTACCTTCGCTGGCCTCGGGGAAAATCTGCCTGGCAGGAAGGGTCCTGGCTGGTCCCTGTCCCCTCTCTGCAGGGCAGCGggtcccttcccctccctggcaTCCCCCACTGTGCAGAGAGGCCGGGAGGCTCTGGGGTGCAgcgggcagggggctgggggggccacTCAGACCAGCCTGGGCAGCTGATGTGGCTTCTGGCATCAGGGAAACGGGGGGGCTCTCCTCCCAGGGTGAGGGGGCGCAGGCCATGGGTGAGAGGCGGTCTGGGGTTGGACCAGGGCCGTGGAGCGTTATAAAGAGTGTGAGACCCACCCTGGTGCCATGCTGCTCCCTCCGCACGCGTGGCGTGGGGCCAAGGCGGGATGGGGTCACCGAAGGGGACAGAGAGTGGcactggggacagggacccTGGTGGCACCATCCCTCCTCTGGCACCAGCTGAGCACAGGGTGACGGCTCCCCACGTCACGGAGCCGTTCAGCTGCCTGACGCCCCTTTGTTTGGGGAGGTAATTAGCCTAATGGGGCCTCCAGCACCGGACCTGCGTCGGGAGCAGTCCGGCACCTCCACAACGCGGAGACCTTCGGCCCCTTTGTGCCGGCCCGGCCGCGGGGCCCGCGGGCAATTACGTCCTCATTAGTGCCACGCACTCCGGCCACGTCCGGCCTGCCAGCACCCACACAATGAGGAGCTGCAAATGAGGGGAAAGGCCTGGCCGGTCTCCGAGCTACCGGCCACAGCGCGCCCGCGTCTCCCAGAGACCGGCCGCTCCCGCCTGGCCCCGACGGTATTTTTGGCAGCTCTATTGTGCCAGGCCCTATAAAGCAGCGGCTGCGGTGGGCAGCCCAGGGTGCTGTGCTCTCGGCTGCCCGGCAGGACATGCCCCAGCACCGCTCGGCCGCCTGAAGACCCCGGGAAGGATGGAGGTGCCCAACGCCAAGGTGGGGCTGGGTCGCTGCAGCCCGCAGGGCCAGGAGGGCAGCAATGGGGGAGGAGGTTGGgatgtgggtttgggggtgcaggagggCCTGGATGGTTCCTTGGGAGGCGCCGAGTGCACGGCAACTCCCCAGGGCTCCCCGATGCCAGCCAGGAGCCGGtcggggggctcagccccacatGGGCTCCTCAGAATGGAGCTGGGCATGTGGTGCCTGCGGCGTTGAGCGTGGGTGCTCCCACTGCTCATCCCGTGGCGCTCGGTGACAAGGGGAGGGTGTTGGCCATGGCTGCCCTGTGCCGGAGCATGGCAGGCGTGCCGGTGAGGGCACCTGCATCTGGCTGCTGGCCAGAGCGTGTGTGGGGGCAATGATCGCTGGGTCttgggggggtgcagggagcagCACTTCTGGCTCCCCTGGGGGTGCAGTACTGGCCGTGCCCCAGGGTGCTGAAGGGTGACACTCCGGGTGCACACCGGGTGTGGGGCTGTGCGCCCGCGGCAGCAGGGATgagcaggcagcactgcagcaatCGGGGTGGATGGGAGACGAGACAGTTGTGTGGCATGGCAGCAGGATCGggggggcagccctggggctctgcagccccccctCTCCGGCCCTGCCGGCTGCCCTGCACTAACGCTGCCTGTTGCTCCGGCAGCTCCAGCGAGCTGCCTGCCtcttgctcctgctcctgctctgctccctgacCGCTGCCCGGCAGAACCTGCCCgagtgctgccagcagaagaCCTGTTCCTGCCGCATCTATGACCTCCTGCACGGCATGGGCAACCATGCCGCTGGCATCCTTACGCTGGGCAAGAGGAAAAGTGTCCTGCCGGCCTTCCAGAGTCGGCTCTACCGCCTGCTGCACAGCTCCGGCAACCATGCCGCTGGCATCCTCACCATGGGCAAGCGCGGGGAGCACCCTGGCACCACCTGCCATGACACGTCGGGTTGCCCCGCGGGTACGGACGCCCAGCCGATGCCAGCCCTGCGGGGCACTGATGCCAGCCCCGCTAGCCCCAGGGAGTGCCAGGGACACTCGGGGAAGGACCTGACCAAGAGCCAGGCCCAGGGAGCTGCAAAGAGCTTTTACTGAGAGGGGTGGGGgcagtgggagcagggaggggatcCCTGGGGGGTCGGACCCTGGGGATGCGTGCCCGGAGCTCGGTGTAAATAGCACTTTTACATACCTCCTCCTGGCCCTGGCCAAGCCTGCTCAGGGCACCGCAGGCACCGCTGGCCTTTTACAATAAATGGTAGCCTGATGTTACCTggctctgccttctctctgGGGAGGGACCGGGGGGTCGCAGCTCCGCATGGGGCAGCCGGTGAGGGTGGTGCCTTTGTCTGTGATGCCTGGACATGTGCTCATCTGCGGTGCCTGCACTGGGGGCGTGCGTGGGCTCAGCTGGGTGAATGCAGGACCAGGGCTGGGGTGAACTGAGCCTTGACCAGGCTTCCCGGGAGTGGAGGGTGTTTGTGGAGCCCCCCTAAAGGGCTCAGAGCATCCCCCACCACAGCACCAGCGAGCCTCAGGTGATCCTCTTGTGGCCACACGTCCCTGACCCCACCCCGCTGCCCTCCCACTGTCCCGTCCCCACGCAGGGTCCTGGGCTGGGTCCTGTCACCCCTGGGTGCCTCTCAGGGGGTCCCGCAGGGCGCAGCGTTGCCCTGAGCCCCCGGGCTGGCTGTGCCCGGGGCAGAACCCCGAGAAGCGGGgctgtggtggggctggggctggtgtcCCACAGCAGCCGGGTcctgcccctccccagcctccgTAGACCCCGGGAGGGCCGGTGCCTCCCGGTGCCGAGCAGGTCCCGGTGCGGCGGGTCCCGTTGCCGAGCAGGTCCCGGCGCCACCAgcccggtgccccccccggGACAGAGCGACCTGCCCCCGGGCGGGTGCCGGTGCTCGCCGGTGCCCAGGCCCCTCCCGGTGCCGGCGGCGCGCAgggcccggggcggggcgggggcggggcgggagccccgggcgggccgggccgggccgggccgagccgagccgggaTCAGCCCGCGGCGCCGGGGCCGCACCTGCGGAggggcccggggcggcggcggagccCAGCCCCGCGGCCGCAGCCCCGCGGCGGGCGGCCCGGCGGGACCATGCCGGTGATGAAGGGGCTGCTGGCGCCGCAGAACACCTTCCTGGACACCATCGCCACCC
The sequence above is drawn from the Balearica regulorum gibbericeps isolate bBalReg1 chromosome 24, bBalReg1.pri, whole genome shotgun sequence genome and encodes:
- the HCRT gene encoding hypocretin neuropeptide precursor, translating into MEVPNAKVGLGRCSPQGQEGSNGGGERCLLLRQLQRAACLLLLLLLCSLTAARQNLPECCQQKTCSCRIYDLLHGMGNHAAGILTLGKRKSVLPAFQSRLYRLLHSSGNHAAGILTMGKRGEHPGTTCHDTSGCPAGTDAQPMPALRGTDASPASPRECQGHSGKDLTKSQAQGAAKSFY
- the LOC142605034 gene encoding inactive phospholipase C-like protein 2, translated to MAEGPRGAPPPGSPRPAAPLPNGPRGGSGGGGGGSPGSGSGSSSREDSAERSPAPAAPRASIMKDGSRQRPPQKKKTVSFSTMPNDRKINSTAACISFMLEGCELKKVRSNSRMYSRFFVLDADMRSVRWEPSKKDSEKAKIEIKSVKEVRVGKKTPVLRSNGLSDQFPDECAFSIIYGDNYESLDLVASSADVVSAWVMGLRYLVSYGKHTPEAPGTGHPSLRTSWISSVFDLADLEKSGRIPVSRAVQLIKALNPGMKTSTIELKFKELQKASERPGAEVACDLFVEAYCELCTRPEIFFLLVQFSSNKEYLGLKDLLMFLEVEQGMEGVTEEKCLEIVGKYEPSKEGREKGYLAIDGFTRYLLSADCSIFDPQHRKVCQDMAQPLSHYYISSAHSACLLEDNFWGRSDISGYISALGLGCRSIELVLWDGPEGEPVVYTSPSAASCVPFRAVVGLIDQHAFAASAYPLILCLVVRCSAPQQRLAAQCLRKTLGEKLYLEPPNPTASYLPSPEQLKGRILIKGKKLPPGCEDSEGEVSDEEEGWELARRLGQEDQEVPEGGGPRRVRLSRELSELVSLCQAVPFQDFESSRRGQRYWEMCSFSEVEAGRFANECPAELVSYNKRFLSRVYPSPMRIDASNMNPQDFWKCGCQMVAMNYQTPGLMMDLNAGWFRQNGACGYVLRPAIMREEVSYFSANAKDSLPGVPAQLLHLKVISGQNLPKPKGSGAKGEVVEPYVCAEIHGIPADCAEHRTKTALQSGDNPVFDESLEFQINLPELAVLRFVVLDDDYIGDEFIAQYTIPFECLQPGYRHVPLQSLAGEPLPHATLFVHVAITDRRGGGKGHRRGLAGRRGRRVREYTSTKTTGIKAIDEVFRTATQPLREATDLRENVQNALVSFKELCGLTPAANMKQCILTVAAWLLHSDSTPSVTLNLAEQYPPMEAQGPIPDLLRKVLTAYETMIQTSRTLIESADAVYGKLIQAQQAGMDFHKELHRIETKEGLRGRKLQKALESFAWNITVLKGQADLLKHAKAEALDNLWQIHNAGQSCGIGRNGSASPEPSRLRAPLEPIPETEGGGDTASC